The following are from one region of the Methanoculleus caldifontis genome:
- a CDS encoding metal-dependent hydrolase, with protein MRLTWLGHACFSLEGSQKILIDPFIPEGSLSVEPDIVAVTHAHADHMGITAQLKKKTVANNEVAKYLKAKGVPAESMNLGGSITVNGVRFTMTPALHSSWLEDEGMGFYGGVAAGFVIAMDGVTVYHAGDTALFSDMQLIRDLYRPDVALLPVGGRFTMGPEEAMIAARYVGARLVIPMHYDTFPAICQDLENFKRAIERTTSIKVRILASGEGIDLGPEVAGE; from the coding sequence ATGAGGTTGACCTGGCTTGGCCACGCATGTTTCTCGCTTGAAGGGTCGCAGAAGATCCTGATCGACCCCTTCATCCCGGAGGGCTCCCTCTCCGTGGAACCCGATATCGTCGCCGTGACGCACGCCCACGCGGACCACATGGGCATTACGGCGCAGCTCAAGAAGAAGACGGTCGCGAACAACGAGGTGGCGAAGTACCTGAAAGCAAAGGGCGTTCCTGCCGAATCGATGAACCTCGGGGGCAGCATCACCGTAAACGGCGTCCGGTTCACGATGACGCCCGCGCTCCACTCGTCGTGGCTGGAGGACGAGGGGATGGGCTTTTACGGCGGCGTCGCCGCGGGGTTCGTCATCGCAATGGACGGCGTCACCGTCTACCATGCCGGCGATACGGCGCTCTTCTCCGATATGCAACTTATCCGCGACCTCTACCGACCGGACGTGGCCCTCCTCCCCGTCGGGGGGCGCTTCACGATGGGGCCCGAGGAGGCGATGATCGCGGCCAGGTACGTCGGCGCGCGGCTGGTGATCCCGATGCATTACGATACGTTCCCGGCCATCTGCCAGGACCTGGAGAACTTCAAACGGGCCATCGAGCGGACGACGTCGATCAAGGTCAGGATCCTCGCGTCGGGGGAGGGGATCGACCTGGGGCCGGAAGTGGCCGGGGAGTGA
- a CDS encoding response regulator receiver protein, with protein MAEDTRKQQLLELFTTITNKKTIVEPMRKVHGTLRDRDAVEREIALIMREVLDQGYFKTKLAPRQLAKLVVAYYDGKNDTEIARALGDEKLSKTVARARVRLKLFRELDFKMPFDRETMSELLDSGKTMKEISEELDVSPSTLREYRHVIEQERDTTLDPYLERIRDVMEDRDLSEQMTRGVANDGLSEAIDITEAIDMGEF; from the coding sequence ATGGCAGAAGATACCCGCAAGCAGCAGCTCCTCGAGCTGTTCACGACCATCACGAACAAGAAGACGATCGTTGAGCCGATGAGGAAGGTTCACGGTACGCTCCGGGATCGCGACGCCGTCGAGCGCGAGATTGCCCTGATCATGCGCGAAGTCCTCGATCAGGGATACTTCAAGACCAAACTCGCTCCAAGGCAGCTCGCAAAACTCGTGGTCGCGTACTACGACGGCAAGAACGATACGGAGATTGCGAGGGCGCTCGGCGATGAGAAGCTGAGCAAGACCGTGGCACGTGCGCGGGTCCGCCTCAAACTCTTCAGGGAACTCGACTTCAAGATGCCGTTCGATCGCGAGACGATGTCGGAACTTCTTGATTCGGGGAAGACCATGAAGGAGATCAGCGAGGAACTCGACGTGAGCCCCTCCACACTTCGTGAGTACCGCCATGTGATCGAGCAGGAGAGGGACACCACTCTCGACCCATACCTGGAGCGGATCCGGGACGTGATGGAGGACCGCGATCTCTCCGAACAGATGACGCGCGGTGTCGCGAACGACGGCCTCTCCGAGGCCATCGACATCACCGAAGCGATCGATATGGGGGAGTTCTAA